The Funiculus sociatus GB2-C1 region CAGGGTCTTTACGATCACTTTTTTATCACCCTTGGGGTTCATGCTACATTTTCCGCCCTCTCAATAGTATAGTCCCTTAAAATCCAATTTGGGGGACGAGAATTGACCTAATTTGAAGTACAACGGCACTTAATTCTTTTTTTGTGTTCATTTGAGTACAAGCGCTTATCAAATCACGTAAGAGGTGCTCATTTAAACACAAGCAATGATTTTATTTATGTCTAGGCAGCGGTATAGAAGTAGCAGTGACAAATGTACTTACACCTCTTGCTGTATAAAGGTTTGAGCTAAAATATTACTACCTGTTTGCCGCTACTAAGGTCCATTTTTGATCACAAGCAATGATTTTATTTATGTCGATTTTTTAGCCCGGTCTGATTTACTATTACTCGTTTTTTTTAGCCCAGTCTGATTTACTGTTACTCGTTTTTTTAGCCCGGTCTGATTTACTGTTACTCGTTTTTTTAGCCCGGTCTGATTTACTGTTACTATTTTTTTTTTTGCCCAACCTGATTACTGTTACTATTTTTTTTTAGCCCGGTCTGATTTACTGTTACTATTTTTTTTTTGCCCAACCTGATTTACTCTTAGTCCGATTTTTAAGCTGTTAGGCATTAAAGCTGGGTATTTTTAGAGGCTGAAGCCCTTGACTGGCTTAGATAGCGCCATAAAATTAAATGCTGAACAGCTTGGCCCATCCTGATCTCCTCGTTGCACATTTTTAGCCCATCCTGATCTCCTCGTTGCACATTTTTAGCCCATCCTGATCTCCTCGTTGCACATTTTTAGCCCAACCTGATTTACTGTTACTCGTTTTTTTAGCCCATTCTGATTTACTGTTACTCGTTTTTTTAGCCCATTCTGATTTACTGTTACTCGTTTTTTTAGCCCAACCTGATTTACTCTTAGCCCGATTTTTAAGCTGTTAGGCATTAAAGCTGGGTATTTTTAGAGGCTGAAGCCCTTGACTGGCTTAGATAGCGCCATAAAATTAAATGCTGAACAGCTTAGCCCATCCTGATCTCCTCGTTGTACATTTTTAGCCCAACCTGATTTACTGTTACTCGTTTTTTTAGCCCAACCTGATTTACTCTTAGTCAGATTTTTAGCCCAACCAATGATTTCATTGATGTCACTGATTTTGTTGACATCCATTACTCTGCTGTCGTTGGTTCTTTTGGTTCTTTTGGTTTCTTCTCAAAAACTTGGATGGCTGGCTCGTTCAAGACAAAGCCTTTCTCTGTGGCTTCGCCCATCTTTCCTGCGATCGCAGCGACCCACATTGGGTAATCGGTTTGTGCCTGTTCTAACTTCTTAAAAACTTTGGGCTTTACAGTTAGGCTGACAATTCGCCCATCGCAGTCAATCTCGAAAGACTTCCAACCGTTCTCGACCGTCTTCACATCGGCTGGGAACTCCGAAATCTTTATGGTTAATTCAAGTTTTCCTTGCGTTGTCATAATGCGTGATACCTCCTGTGTAAATGCGATGCGGATACTCTAGCCGCTAGTTCCTGGAGTCCGTGATTGCGCTCCTTACACCACAACTAGCATTTGTTCTAAAAGCCAGTTATTAGAGGCGTTATCCAATACTGGAAGCAAGCGAAAATTAAAATACTCTTCCCAAGCTTCAATTCCGTAACGATCAGCAAAGCGACTTTCTAATTGCTCAAACTGCGAATAGTCCCGATTTGAGATAGCAGTTAGCAACGAAATTAGTTCGCTGACGGGAATTTGAGTGATAGTAGCCATTATCTGTGATTCAGTCATCTGGATAATCCTCAAAAATACAAATGATTGGAAGGATGCCGCGTTTGGTATTGATAATCTCAACCACCCGCTTACCTTTTCGCTTAGCTATTTTGTAGCAGTTAGCTTCTGTTGCTGCGGCTGCCCAGTCCCTCTGCTCCGTTAATGGATTCCAGAGTTTTGAGCTTTCATCTGGCTTGTCCTCTTTTGGGGTTTCAGTCATAGAGATCGCTCATGCATCATTCCCCTTTACCAGCCGCTTTCATTTGTTCAAGCCTCTCCTTTATCAGCACTCTGATTTTTGCTGATAGGGGTAGCTCTGCCCATGCCGCGTCGTTTCGACACGTTTCAATTTCTTCTCTAAGGTCGCCGACATCAATTGAAATACGGTCTTTTTGCGCCACAACAGAATCTAAAATTTGGTCTTCTTTCATATCTTATTCTTTACGTGTTTCATGAGTACCATAAGAAGCTAATAGAAGCTATTTGCATCTTTTAGATTCTTATGTGCTATCGTAGCAGACATAGACCGAAAACGCCCAAATCACTCACCACACAGCTAAATCAGGTGAAGTTGGGTGGCAGAGTTTTCTTGCCGACAACCATCTCAACCGCAGATAGCAAGCGGGATATAAGGATTTAACCTTAACCAATTGGAGGAATTGAGCAATGGTAACGATGCAGCCAACACAGGCTGAACTGACCCGAAGTACCCCAGCAATAGCCGCTGGAGTCGATAACGGGGCGGGACTATGCAAACTTGTCTTTGGCAGTGGCAACCAGCAAATGAAAGTTCGTACTCCCTCAAAAGTGCTGGAAATTAAAGAAGAATTACACGATGTTCTCACCTCAAAAGAAGGTGGACATTTCTTCTATCACAGTGGCGATAGAGAAGACCTAATTGGGCGGGAGTTTCTGACAGGAACATTAGCCGCATGGAAAGCGCCAACCACTCACATTAAGTTAAGTGACGACCCAGTTCTAAAAGTCGAATATGCTTTGCACACACTACTTGGAGGCTTGTCTACCCTGCCATCCCGCCAAGAGTGGAACTTGCATTTAGTGCTGTCTATCCACAATAAGCAAGTGTTCCAAGCCCCATTAATTAAGAGAACATCAGGCACCCACGTTATTAGTTTTAATGGCAAAAATACAGTGCACTCTCGGATAAATCTTAAAGTCAGTTTAGTCGCTCCTGAAGGTGCAGGTTCTTACAGTTATTGTGTTTCATCGAAACCAGAACCATTAATTGATAGAACCGCTCACGCTATTGCATTCGATTTTGGAACTTCTACAGTTATCCCAACTGTTTTTGCTCCAGGTGGTGCAATTATCCATCGTCAAGTTTTGGAAGTTGGGGGCTGTATCGATCTACTGGATGCAATCGCCACCGACTCAGAACTCATTCACTTTTTGGGGTCTGGAAAGGCAGGAAACATTGAGACAATTCGACAAGCGATTGAATCTGGAAGCTTTCAATACGGCACCCGCAACTTTAACTTACGTAGTGTCTATGCCCGTCATCTCAAACCGTGGCTATCTGACCGCTTACGCCTTGCACTAAAAGAGATACAGGAGTGGCGCGATTCTGCTCAAAGCTTTGTTGCTTGGGGGGGAGGGGTTGAAATGCCGGGTGTAGCCAAAATGCTTGCCACGCAAGGGATTACTGCTGTACCCGATGGTTGTTGGGCTAATGCGATTGGCTTGCAAAGAGTATCCCAAGGACGACTAGCCAGAGGGAAATAAGCGATGCCAGAAAACACCAGAGTTCGAGTTGAACCCGACATTGAGCAATATCTAAAGTCGCAGTCAGAGCGCGTACTGGGTAAGACAAGTAATCAAGTTACGGGTGCTGACTTGACCACACTAACCAATCGCATTTTGTATGAACATAGGTTGGCTCAACAGATGGCGACGCAAGTTCCATTTTCAAAGCTTTTTAGTTTGGTGATGAACTGGGTTCCCAGCAGTGGAAATAAGGTTGCCTCTCTTAACCAATCCATAGATCCACCCGCTTTAAAAGCTCAAGAACCAGACAGCTTTGAATTTGATGCCGACTTAGGTGATTTGTTCGACAAAGACGAGGCGGCTTAATTTTAAAAATTTTGTCAGTAAGCCAGCGGCATGAAGTTTACCAGACGCTCAACCGCTGGCTACTGGCTCCCGACTCAAGTAAGGAGACACTTCATTGTGACAGAACTTAAGTCTGCGATTCAACGCCGCATAGACCAATGTCGCGCTAATGGAATTGGGTTTATTGAAGGGCAAATACTTCCTCACGGCATCAACCTACAAACAGCTTGCACTCTAGCTGAATATTGGTCGCGCTACATGGATGCAGAAGCGCTCACACTCATTAAGAAGCTTCCCCCACATCAACACAAAACAATTAATTCAATTTACTCAAGATGTATGGGAATGAAGCGCCGATGAACCCCAATTTTTACAATTGCTACAAAGCGGAATACAGCGACATAGACGGCGAGCATACCGACTGTTATTTCACGCCTGACAAAGACGATATTGACACCTTCGCCCAAAAGATTGAGTTTTATCACGACAACAACAGCAACTCTACGGGGAGTTCTGGAAATGTTCAGGTTTGGTCACACGAAGAAGTAACTAATCCCATAACTAAATGGCTGCTTTGGGTGAGTAGATAAATCTGCAAGGATAGCAACTTAACAAAAATAAAGCTGACGACTTACAAACTAAAAGGAGACTTTGAACTATGCCAGATAAAACTACCTGGATAAATAGCTTGCGTCTTCTTCAAGTTCCCGAAGAACTATCCGAGCAAGCAGCCGATATTCTTTCTCGACAGGACACAGGTGAACTTCCCTATCCATTACCAGAACAAGAACAACGGATTGTAACTTGTGTATGCTGTTCATCTAAAGCGAATACGAGGAAAAAATTATGACTTAGATCGCTTACAAAATAATTGCTGAATCTGGTACGAAATTCACTCATTTTAGTAAACTCAATAATCTCGGTGAAGCGCAGATGGAATGGGAGCAAAAATTCAATCAGAAAGCTATAGAGGTTGCACTTGACGATGATGAGAGTGAACTTGATTTCTCTGATTTATTTGAGGCTATCCCCAAAATGAAGCATTATATTTCAGCTTTGATTAATGGAGAAGCTTCTTACGACCATTTTCTAGTAGAAGTCGAGCGGACGAAAGCCAGCTTAATTGAGGAAGAGGTAATAATGGCTGATAAAAAGCTTTCCGAAAAATTTCAGTCTTTAGCTAATCTCTTTAAGTATTTAGAAAATTCTGGATACTCCGAAGGTTACGAGATTATCGACAACGGCAATGGAATTGAGATTAAGAAAGAATTGCACAAATGGCTACAAGATGGGTTGAAAGGCAAGCGACTTATTAAAGAGCTAGAGGCTCAAGAAGTGCGCGTATCTCCTTACGACAAAGCTGGCTATTTTGAGGAGTGGGTTTAGAGATGAAAGATACCAATGATTTCACAATTCTAGTGGCGCTGCTTACAGTCTTTCTGGGTTGGCAACTCTTTACCACTTACGCTCAAGCGCAGAAATTAAACCAAACGCTCGGCATCTGTCAGCAGCGGGAACAGCGTACCAACGAAATGATTGATAAGTTGCGCGGGTTCAATCAGTAAAATAATGCCCTCATCCGTTACTTGAGGGCTAATTAATTAAACAAGGAGACATCATGGAATTTGGAAAAAGAGGCGGTGCGATTGTAAAGTATTCTGGCAATAAATCAGGAATACAAAAAGTGCACGCCATTGATGAAAGATTAGCCGGACTAGCTAAAAGCTATTTCGACATCGACTTGAAAGAGCTGCCCAATATGAGCGACCAGGAGCTTGCTAAATTTGCTGATAAAGCGCAGGCGAGGGAGAGGCTAATTGAAATATTACCCATTCTGGAGAAGCACTTTAAAACTCTGATTGACGGGCAAGTTAAGTACGAGCAGTTTGTAGCGCGGTTTCAGAAGGATGTTGCGAAAGGCTCTAAAGAAATTGACCAGCAGATATTAGATGTTTTTCTGGCAAGTAAAGGCTATGAAAATCATCTCAAATTGATGAGCGATAAAGCGAGACACGGGGTATTAGAATTGCAAGCTGAAAGCCGCAGCGCTCTGAGTTTAGAGCGTTTAGATTTTCAAAGTGCCTTGCAATTGGTACAACGCCGTCATCAGCGAAGCGCTCAAAGGATTCAAGAACGAATCCCAATGATGGAACGCCGCGAAGCACTGGCAGAACAAACCAGAAAGGAATCTGAGCAGCGGAAAGATTTACTTACCAATGGCACCAGGAGCGCAAGTAAAAAAGGCTTTTGGCAGGGTATTGGTGATTGGTTTAGCGGTAAATAATTGAGGTCAATTTAATGTTCGATCCACACGATAATCAGCCTCATAATGGGGCTGAGTTTCTTCAAAACGACGAACCAGAATCCAGCCCATCCAGATTTTACAAAGCTGCTGGAAATGTGTCTGAATTTGGGCTTTACTTCTCCGGTGGAGTAGCTCTAGCGTTACTATCCCGCCTGGTGCCTGGGATGCTAATAGCCTACGCGATATTGCTCGGTATGACTGCTGGATATGTTGCATTAGCACTAGGAAGAGATAGACGTGAAAGTGCGGCAATTGGACTTGCGATCACCGCGTCAATAATTGCAGGATTTTGGGATGCAGTAGCGTCCATCGTTGCCGTTGTTAACCCGCTACTTTTAATCTCAATCCCCACTCTCTTTATCTGCATTGCAATTCTCTGGAGGGTTAAGCAATGAACCCAAAAATAGTAATGTTCTGTGCCTTTGCAGTGGGTGTAATTGGTTCAACCGTCGCCACGGCAGGACACTTCGATGGAAAGCTAATCTATTGCCAGCCCACTGCTAATGGATGTGTTGAGCGGTCAGTTCCAGATTGGATTAAATTAAATTCCTCTGCTAGGAATGTACGACGTGAACCAGGTGCAGCGGGATGGAAATTGAGTGGCGCATTTATTTCGGTCGCTGGGTTCTGGGTGTCAATGTCATTGGCGCGAAGTCTAGCAGAGCAGGAAGAAAAGCTATATCGATTTGATTTACTCAAGGATGAGTTTGAGCTAAGAAAAGCGGGAATTCAATCACAAATTTTAATTGAATCCTTTACCCAAAAAGCAACGCTTCAGGAAGCTGAATCGGCATACACAACCCTCGAACCATACGCTTATGTGGACGAACAACCGCTACTAGATGGGCGTGATTCGCTTGATACGAGTAATCGAATTGAAGAAGCCAAACAAACAGAGGTAAATGTTTCTTCAAGTTCTAATAATCCAAATTCGGAAGGTTTAACTGGCATGGTTTTGAATAGAGACTCAGAAACAATCGGGATGGCGATATTAGATGGGCTGGTAGGTTCTCGCCGCTCTAGTTTAATTGTTGGTGGCACCGGATCTGGTAAGTCCGTTACTGAGTCATATCTTTTGACTAAGCTTCAACAGCGTTATCCAAATGCAGAAATTTGGGCGATCGCACAAAAGAATGATTCCTTCTGCGGATTGGATAAAAAAGGACGAGTGATTCTATTTGATGCACTTGACCCATCGGCAGCATTGAAAGGAATTGATCACATTCACAGTATCTATGACAAACGCCGTAGACTGCCTGAACACGCTAGAACCGATTTAAACCCAGTGCGATTAATCCTCGCAGATTGGTTGAGTATTAACCAGGCGTTAGAGGAATTAAAGAACGAGGAACTTGTAAAAAGCTCCAAATATTTAACCAAATTAGCAGACATTATCTACAACGGACGTGAGCTAAATGTATGTTTAGTTGTGGACTTACAGAGCTTCAATTTGGCTGCAATAGGAATGAAAGCAGATCGGAATAGCCGCAAGAACTTTAATCTCGTTGGATTGGGCAATTACTCAGTAGATGAATTCGGCAGCATTAATGAATCCTACGGTGTACTGTCAAACATGATTAGAAATAAAGACATGGTTGCCGATGAGGAAGATCGTTCAGCATTAATAACCAAATTCAAAGAACTGAAGCCAATATCTAAGGAGAATCAGCGCCCCATCATTTTCACAACACTAGAGCCTAGCCGCGTCGCTTTACTTCCTGACTTAAGACACTATAAACCTGGTCAATCAGCACCGATAAAGTTAGAAGGATATACACCTGAACACCTCGAACGTATCTTGGCTCTTGAGTTTGATATTCCCGCTCCGGTACACAAAAAAGAAACTGACGAAGCGACGGAGATAGTTCAGGATAATGCTAAAGCCAAAGAAGTTTTATTGAGTTGGTTTTCAGGTAAGGGATGGGTAAAAATCGGCAATGCTCGAACGATGTGTAAGCAACTTCGCAGCCTAACTAAAGATGCAGATGAAGTACGTTTACTTATTAATGAACTGGTTCGAGAGGAGCTGGTGAACGTAAACGAGCATGACGAATTTAATGTGGATATGTCCTCCTGACCCAACGTGATAAACCGGGTAAAACGCGCTAAATCTGCTATCTGGTCAGGCAGGTCAGGAGCGGTCAGACCAGATAGCAGCAAGGGTCATAGCGGTCAGGGCTTCCTGTCATATCCCTGACCCATGACCTCTTCCTGTCCAATGCGTGACCATTTCCTGACCGACCGATAAATAACTCAAATAAGGGATAAATATGAATGATTTTCTTGCTCAATTAATTGAATTAATTATCCAGCTACTTCCACATGAAGTGGTAGAGGAAATTAACGCTGTTAGTTTAAATGAACTAGACGCGAGAGGAGTGATTATTTGGGCAGATGGAGGGAATGATGCAAATTAACTTAACCCAACGCCCAACACGAAGAGAGCTGGTAATTGGCTGTTTATGTCATCGGTTGTGGGAAGCCAGCCCGGAAGTAATTGAGGAGATATTGAGCCAACTGCCAGATGAATTAATTCAAGAATTAGCAAAAAGAACAGTTCAAATATTAGATGCCGAAGACAGCAATGAGACGTACAACTCGCAGACGGATTAAAAATATTTCAATGGCAACTATCGCTGTCGGTTGTGCTTTTGGTTTTTTGACTCTCCTCATTCAGCCGAAAGAATTAGATAAAGGGCTACTGCTTGGCTTTTGTTTTGGGCTTTGTTGTGGTATTCGTCTGACGGAAGAAGAGTAGAAGTAGTATCCCATAACTCAATGCGAGTGCCTAAACCAATGCAAGTTATAGCTTTTATCACTCCATTCAGGCATGAACTGATGAGGCAATTAAACACCCCATTTTCAAGGGTTCGCCAAGACTAAATTAACCTTACTAACTGAAAATAAATGGACATTAGAAGCCGCTCTCACACCTCCGACTTTGAGAAGAGGATAGAAGCTTTTTGCAAAATACCGCTAGAGCCGATGGATTACTGCCTTCGTTGGGTAAAAGCCAACCCTAATAAAGGTTATAGAAAGAGCTGCATCAACGCTTTAACTAAAGCCACTGGATTAAGTTTACAGACGATTAAAAATTGGGGAACCAATTTTACCAGAAGACCGCAGAATTTACCTTACTTACTCCGGCAACTTGACCTGCTGAATCAATTTATTGAATTGGTGAAGACTGGAGAAATTACACTCCCCCCAAACTTCCCACAACAGTAGTTGGTCGTGATTCAGTACCAGGTTGGCATAGCTGACCTGGCTTTTAGTACCAATGCGATTTATATTACTCTTCTAACCTTTCGTAGATGTTTATTTTATTTAAGCTATTAGCTTATGCAGTTCATAACTAAACTGATTCGAGCGCTAAAGAAGGCTAATTTGGAGGTTTTTTATTTTCCTTGTGGAGGTATAAAAATTTCTGCTAAAAGTATTTACTTTTATCAAGATAGACAAAAAGTGAATCTAACTTTTTGTGTTAAGAGCTTTGTCTGGGTTCGAGAAAGCACTCCAGATGAATTCAGTAAGACTTTCTTGAAAATCAATTTAGGCGTATATTCTGATTACTGGAAAAATATTGGTTTAAGTGGTAGTGAATGTCTTGTACACAGCTTATATTACAATCGGTTGAAAAGTTTGAGTGACATTAGCTTTCTAAATCCTGAAGTAGCGGAGTTTAAACAGGAACTGGAAAGTTTGAAGCAAGCCGCTTCTTTCCAACGATCAGAATTAGAGCTGATTACAGAGAGAAGCTTAAATTTATCAAAGTGGCGTTTTTTTTCTATCTCGCAGCCAAACTGGAGACAATTAAAATTTCCAGCTATTTACCGAATCTGGAATACTGTTAATAATTATCAATATATTGGGCAGACTCAAAACCTACATAAGCGGTTGAATAGACATAGAGGCGATCTTATAGGTAACAGACACGATTGCCGACTACTTCAACTAGATTGGAACCGATATGGTGAAAAGAGTTTTAAATGGATTTTGCAGGAACAATGCCCAACTTCTATGTGCCAGCTTGAGCGCGAAGGAAGAGAAATTTTTTGGCAAAAAGCTTTTGGAGCTGAATACAGCAATTTTATGGATGACAGTACGTCATGTTCCTGGCTAGAAGAGCTAACGGAAATTCATTAAGTCTAAAAATCCCGATGAATTAAAAGTGGTAGAGGTTCCATCTGAGAGCGGTAAAGAGCTTTTAAATCGGAATTTATCAATGGTTAACGCAATTGGGTCGGTTTCATCTTCATGCCGATATACCAAGCTAAATAAAACTTAAGCCCCACAATAAACGGGGCTTTTTTTCTGCGAGGTACGATTGTCTCACGCTAGAGCTGTGACGGCAAATGTAGCTGTTGTGGAGGCTCCTGCTGCGGTGAATGAGGCGACAGAGATGGAAGTGAATGAGACAGTTGACGATGCTGGTGTAGTTTCATATTCCGCCGCGGCGACCGTCGTTGTGAATGAGCAAGTGAGTGAGAGTGAGGAGATGCCGAGACATGGAGTGAGTG contains the following coding sequences:
- a CDS encoding GIY-YIG nuclease family protein; this translates as MQFITKLIRALKKANLEVFYFPCGGIKISAKSIYFYQDRQKVNLTFCVKSFVWVRESTPDEFSKTFLKINLGVYSDYWKNIGLSGSECLVHSLYYNRLKSLSDISFLNPEVAEFKQELESLKQAASFQRSELELITERSLNLSKWRFFSISQPNWRQLKFPAIYRIWNTVNNYQYIGQTQNLHKRLNRHRGDLIGNRHDCRLLQLDWNRYGEKSFKWILQEQCPTSMCQLEREGREIFWQKAFGAEYSNFMDDSTSCSWLEELTEIH
- a CDS encoding ParM/StbA family protein, whose protein sequence is MVTMQPTQAELTRSTPAIAAGVDNGAGLCKLVFGSGNQQMKVRTPSKVLEIKEELHDVLTSKEGGHFFYHSGDREDLIGREFLTGTLAAWKAPTTHIKLSDDPVLKVEYALHTLLGGLSTLPSRQEWNLHLVLSIHNKQVFQAPLIKRTSGTHVISFNGKNTVHSRINLKVSLVAPEGAGSYSYCVSSKPEPLIDRTAHAIAFDFGTSTVIPTVFAPGGAIIHRQVLEVGGCIDLLDAIATDSELIHFLGSGKAGNIETIRQAIESGSFQYGTRNFNLRSVYARHLKPWLSDRLRLALKEIQEWRDSAQSFVAWGGGVEMPGVAKMLATQGITAVPDGCWANAIGLQRVSQGRLARGK
- a CDS encoding fertility inhibition FinO-like protein, which produces MTTQGKLELTIKISEFPADVKTVENGWKSFEIDCDGRIVSLTVKPKVFKKLEQAQTDYPMWVAAIAGKMGEATEKGFVLNEPAIQVFEKKPKEPKEPTTAE